A stretch of Paenibacillus mucilaginosus 3016 DNA encodes these proteins:
- a CDS encoding DUF5696 domain-containing protein, producing MSLKKYALLTSLFLFGIMTAGCAGAGSDKQTEADRPVAAEFVKGTALPVSFTDPRVADMKGVAANNRLQLFADDQSGVIAVLDKNSGEVWYSNPPKRESDKLATGINKDLLSAQLKIDFHNAFGQLSSVNSYTDSVIHKQVRFESIPNGIRVTYQFGTDEKTADDIPIKLTKARLEELKGKVDKTGQRALTIAYKEDTDPSVYVRNDSLAGIQLKRTLQAFEDAGYTDEDFRKDLEALQLEQTKPEPRIFRASIEYTLDGDSLVVKVPASGIHFSDEYPINTISILSYFGAEGEETEGSLFVPDGSGALIHFNNGKINYSSYKQRIYGSDLTMESVNDGVWEEKARLPVFGMIRREGAFLGIIEEGDSVASVNADVSGKLNGYNYVYPSFYVINKDQVTLDANGQERSSPRYQENPTKSDFTIRYAFLGGDEATYSGMAQYYQQYLIKTHGLPEPKSASESTNSGGDAPFYLQLIGNISKNKHMAGIPYKALEPLTTFKQAENIVNQVQKRNIRNIKLQYSGWFNKGLDHQVPDHVSVDRAVGGSKALQEFISFARDKDLSFFPDVYIAEARTSDGFDVTKKASRTLKGDPAAIYPIEPVLNQRDNTKAPSYVVSPRYLMKIVDSMLNELDGYRLEGISLRDLGNRLNIDYRANHQIDRTESESISNQALTRIRERNLKIMANGGNAYAFPYVTDITNAPMTNSGFKIEDEAIPFYQMVVRGYIDYTGMPYNLSTFNDMNQYILKCLEYGSGIYFKWIHEPNDSVKDSDYDDLYAVNYEQWLDQAAQIYGNVNEVLGKVHNQKMISHEKLSDGVFKTVYENGIYVIVNYNQSRVQADGINVEAGGYVMGGVQK from the coding sequence ATGAGTTTGAAAAAATATGCCTTGCTGACTTCGTTGTTCCTGTTCGGAATAATGACTGCAGGGTGTGCGGGCGCAGGTTCTGATAAACAAACGGAAGCAGATCGCCCTGTTGCAGCGGAATTTGTTAAGGGAACGGCTTTGCCCGTTTCCTTCACGGATCCTCGAGTCGCGGATATGAAAGGTGTTGCAGCAAACAATCGTCTGCAATTATTCGCAGACGACCAGTCAGGGGTTATTGCCGTTCTTGATAAAAATAGCGGAGAAGTATGGTATAGCAACCCTCCGAAGCGGGAATCCGATAAACTGGCGACAGGAATTAACAAGGATTTATTATCCGCTCAATTGAAAATTGATTTCCATAACGCGTTCGGCCAGCTTAGCTCGGTCAACTCCTATACAGATAGCGTCATTCATAAGCAAGTCAGATTCGAAAGCATTCCTAACGGCATTCGAGTGACTTACCAATTCGGGACGGACGAGAAAACGGCTGACGATATCCCAATCAAGCTGACTAAAGCGCGCTTAGAGGAACTTAAGGGGAAAGTGGATAAAACGGGACAGCGCGCGTTGACGATTGCCTATAAAGAGGACACTGACCCTTCGGTGTATGTGCGAAATGACTCTCTGGCCGGAATTCAACTGAAACGTACTCTCCAGGCATTTGAAGATGCCGGTTATACAGATGAAGATTTCCGGAAGGATCTCGAGGCGCTTCAGCTGGAGCAAACCAAACCCGAACCGCGTATATTCCGGGCCTCGATCGAGTATACCCTGGATGGCGATAGTCTCGTGGTCAAAGTGCCGGCTTCCGGCATTCACTTCTCAGACGAATATCCGATCAACACGATATCGATACTTAGTTACTTCGGCGCAGAAGGAGAGGAGACAGAAGGTTCCTTATTTGTACCGGATGGTTCCGGGGCGCTCATACATTTCAACAATGGTAAAATCAATTATTCGTCATACAAACAACGTATCTATGGATCTGATCTCACGATGGAGAGTGTCAATGACGGTGTATGGGAAGAAAAAGCCAGATTGCCGGTATTCGGAATGATTCGCAGGGAGGGAGCCTTTCTCGGCATTATTGAAGAAGGAGATTCCGTTGCAAGCGTTAATGCGGATGTAAGCGGCAAATTGAATGGTTATAACTATGTTTATCCAAGCTTTTATGTGATCAATAAGGACCAGGTCACCCTGGACGCGAACGGACAGGAGCGTTCCTCGCCCAGGTACCAAGAGAATCCGACAAAATCGGACTTTACGATCCGTTACGCTTTCCTGGGCGGGGATGAAGCTACTTATTCCGGAATGGCGCAGTACTATCAGCAGTATTTGATCAAAACGCATGGACTTCCCGAACCGAAGTCGGCAAGCGAATCAACAAATTCCGGAGGGGATGCGCCGTTTTATTTGCAGCTGATCGGAAATATTTCCAAAAATAAACATATGGCTGGAATACCCTACAAGGCGCTCGAACCTCTGACAACCTTTAAACAGGCAGAGAACATCGTAAATCAGGTGCAGAAGCGCAATATCCGCAATATTAAGCTTCAGTATTCGGGTTGGTTTAATAAAGGACTTGATCATCAGGTTCCGGATCATGTTTCGGTCGATAGAGCTGTAGGAGGGAGCAAAGCGCTTCAGGAATTTATCTCTTTCGCCCGGGACAAGGACCTTTCCTTTTTCCCAGACGTCTACATTGCGGAGGCGCGTACAAGCGACGGCTTCGATGTAACCAAGAAAGCTTCCAGAACATTAAAGGGAGATCCTGCAGCGATCTATCCGATTGAACCGGTCTTGAACCAGCGCGATAACACCAAAGCTCCGTCCTATGTTGTATCGCCTCGCTACTTGATGAAGATTGTGGATTCCATGTTGAACGAACTGGACGGCTATCGTCTTGAAGGGATTTCGCTGCGGGATCTGGGCAACCGGTTGAATATCGACTATCGGGCAAACCATCAGATCGACCGAACGGAGTCCGAATCGATATCGAACCAGGCGCTGACCAGGATTCGCGAACGGAATCTCAAGATTATGGCGAATGGCGGCAACGCCTATGCGTTTCCCTACGTTACGGATATTACGAATGCGCCGATGACGAACAGCGGGTTCAAGATTGAAGACGAAGCAATTCCGTTCTATCAAATGGTTGTTCGCGGATATATCGACTATACGGGAATGCCTTATAATCTATCGACCTTCAACGACATGAACCAGTATATATTGAAGTGCCTGGAGTATGGTTCCGGCATTTACTTCAAATGGATTCATGAACCGAATGATAGCGTAAAGGATTCGGACTACGACGACCTGTACGCCGTCAATTACGAGCAATGGTTGGACCAGGCTGCACAAATCTATGGGAATGTGAATGAAGTCTTGGGCAAAGTGCACAACCAGAAGATGATTTCGCACGAGAAGTTAAGCGACGGCGTCTTCAAAACCGTTTATGAGAATGGAATCTATGTCATTGTGAACTACAATCAATCAAGGGTACAAGCGGATGGCATAAACGTCGAAGCCGGAGGTTATGTAATGGGTGGTGTACAAAAATGA
- a CDS encoding Yip1 family protein — MPQLNNELLKHPFYLILHPFNGYWDLKYEWNKKTNLIVSYSILFLLAVTNIMSSQYSGFLVNIYNPADMNSLMEVLYVLLPVLFWCVANWSLTTLMDGEGKFVEIFTSTCFAFIPMVIIPFPWIWLSNVISIQETGFYYFSHNLAVIWSLYLLFVGNMTVHQFTPSKTIGTLLLSVVAMGFLAFLCLLFFSLIQQISSFVSTIYQEIDLRS, encoded by the coding sequence GTGCCGCAATTGAACAATGAACTGCTTAAACACCCATTTTATCTGATTCTACACCCTTTTAACGGCTATTGGGATTTGAAGTATGAATGGAACAAAAAAACGAATCTGATCGTTTCCTACTCGATCTTGTTCCTCTTGGCCGTTACCAATATCATGAGCAGCCAGTATAGCGGATTCCTCGTCAATATCTACAATCCCGCTGACATGAACAGCTTGATGGAGGTTCTTTATGTACTGCTTCCGGTGTTGTTCTGGTGCGTGGCCAATTGGTCGCTCACGACCTTGATGGACGGAGAAGGGAAATTTGTCGAAATTTTCACGTCGACCTGCTTTGCCTTCATTCCAATGGTTATCATCCCCTTTCCATGGATTTGGTTAAGCAACGTTATCTCGATCCAAGAGACGGGCTTCTATTATTTTTCGCACAACCTCGCCGTCATTTGGTCATTGTATCTGTTGTTCGTCGGGAATATGACGGTTCATCAATTTACGCCGTCAAAAACCATAGGTACCCTTCTGTTATCGGTTGTCGCCATGGGGTTTCTGGCGTTCCTGTGCTTGCTTTTCTTCAGCCTGATTCAGCAGATCTCATCATTTGTATCAACGATTTACCAGGAAATTGACCTGAGAAGCTAA
- a CDS encoding NHL repeat-containing protein, giving the protein MLSSLYKARTFVFTTLICLLSIGAGSAVVNAEETPASYNYSYWGAAVASPAAYRATALLNGDSLGVGPFKEPNDIHVTADKQIYVLDSGNNRIVVMDASFKPVRIIESFDRNGKPDKFMSPQGLFVTENKQLYVADTGNKRIVHLDSNGKLVKVIENPQSELFQEKFQFQPARVVVDKAQRIYVMAVGVFDGLMEFNASGEFSTFIGANRVRVDPAELLWKRLSTRAQRSRMVMFTPTEFTNLDMNDEGFIYATNGDSFGDTIKKLNAQGNDILRRTGYFSPRGDIAAMSQMDASRLIDIDVADSEIYSVLDSRRGRIFTYNGDGHFMYVFGGLGNRLGEFNTPSAIERVGDHFLVLDKGLGEITLFETTEYGRTLNEAVRSYYRGDEEAAFSLFQKSINMNANLEFAYAGIGKALLRQGKYAEAMKYFKQSKDQPNYSKAFLLYRKEVLREYFPAVMTCIVLIALGTIAFRKLRQWKGGRKRAAIEQ; this is encoded by the coding sequence ATGTTGAGCAGTCTATATAAAGCACGGACATTTGTCTTCACGACGCTCATTTGCTTGCTAAGCATTGGGGCGGGAAGCGCGGTCGTCAATGCCGAAGAAACTCCCGCATCCTATAATTATTCCTACTGGGGAGCCGCTGTCGCCTCGCCGGCCGCCTATCGGGCAACGGCACTCCTGAATGGCGACAGTCTGGGTGTCGGACCATTCAAGGAACCGAACGATATACACGTTACGGCAGATAAGCAAATTTATGTGCTGGACTCCGGCAATAATCGAATCGTGGTGATGGATGCGAGCTTCAAACCGGTACGAATCATCGAATCTTTCGATAGAAACGGGAAGCCCGATAAGTTTATGAGCCCGCAGGGCCTGTTTGTAACCGAAAACAAGCAACTATACGTTGCTGATACGGGCAATAAACGAATTGTTCATCTCGATTCGAATGGTAAGCTTGTGAAGGTGATCGAGAACCCTCAATCCGAGCTATTTCAAGAGAAGTTCCAGTTCCAACCCGCTCGAGTTGTTGTCGATAAGGCCCAGCGGATTTATGTCATGGCCGTCGGCGTATTTGACGGATTAATGGAATTTAATGCTAGCGGCGAATTTTCGACGTTCATCGGCGCGAACCGCGTTAGGGTCGACCCGGCCGAGTTGTTATGGAAACGGCTGTCGACCCGCGCCCAGCGGAGTCGGATGGTCATGTTTACGCCTACGGAATTCACGAACCTGGATATGAACGATGAAGGATTTATTTATGCGACAAACGGCGACAGTTTTGGCGATACGATCAAAAAATTAAATGCCCAGGGGAACGATATTTTGAGGCGAACGGGGTATTTCAGCCCGCGCGGCGACATCGCTGCCATGTCTCAGATGGACGCTTCGAGACTGATTGACATCGATGTCGCGGACAGCGAAATCTATTCGGTGCTTGATTCCAGGCGCGGACGGATATTCACATACAACGGCGATGGACATTTCATGTATGTATTCGGCGGTCTGGGCAACCGGCTGGGCGAATTCAACACGCCGTCAGCCATTGAGCGTGTAGGAGATCATTTTCTCGTTCTGGATAAGGGGCTCGGGGAAATTACTTTATTCGAGACAACGGAATACGGGCGGACCCTAAACGAAGCCGTTCGAAGCTACTACAGGGGCGATGAAGAGGCTGCTTTCTCCTTATTCCAGAAGTCGATCAACATGAACGCCAACCTGGAATTCGCCTATGCCGGGATCGGCAAAGCGCTGCTTAGGCAAGGGAAGTACGCAGAGGCGATGAAATATTTTAAGCAAAGCAAGGATCAGCCGAACTATTCGAAGGCATTCCTGCTTTATCGCAAGGAAGTGCTGCGCGAATACTTCCCTGCGGTCATGACCTGCATCGTCTTGATTGCGCTCGGCACAATCGCGTTCAGGAAGCTCCGGCAATGGAAAGGGGGAAGGAAACGTGCCGCAATTGAACAATGA
- a CDS encoding carbohydrate ABC transporter permease, protein MRMLAVFRTPRRLNRSFAVSFLLFALLAIFGAFMALPLIYAVSNAFKPLDELFIFPPRFLVNNPTLDNFFDLFALMGNSWVPLSRYFANTLFITIAGTAGHILLASAAAYPLAKYRFWGSGTLFSIVILSLMFSGHVTAIPNYMVMSWLGWINTHASIIVPSLAFPLGLFLMKQFMEQIPDALLEAAKIDGANEYRIYWSIVMPNVKPAWLTLMILQFPALWGSDGGNFIYSENLKTLHYALGQISAGGIARAGVGAAVALLLMIVPIALFIITQSSVMQTMATSGMKE, encoded by the coding sequence ATGAGGATGCTAGCGGTATTCAGGACCCCCAGGCGGTTGAACCGGTCCTTTGCCGTCAGTTTTTTACTGTTCGCGCTTCTTGCCATTTTCGGCGCGTTTATGGCGCTTCCGCTTATCTATGCGGTCAGCAACGCATTCAAGCCACTTGACGAACTGTTTATTTTCCCACCGCGGTTTCTGGTCAACAATCCGACGCTGGACAACTTCTTCGACCTGTTCGCCCTGATGGGAAACTCATGGGTGCCGCTGTCCCGCTATTTCGCCAACACCCTGTTTATCACGATCGCCGGGACGGCTGGCCATATTCTGCTGGCGTCTGCAGCGGCCTATCCGCTTGCAAAATACCGATTTTGGGGATCGGGGACTCTTTTCTCTATCGTCATTTTGTCTTTGATGTTCTCTGGACATGTTACCGCGATTCCGAACTATATGGTGATGTCCTGGCTCGGATGGATCAACACACATGCCTCGATCATCGTACCGTCGCTTGCTTTCCCTCTCGGACTGTTCCTCATGAAGCAATTCATGGAACAGATCCCGGACGCACTGCTGGAAGCTGCCAAGATTGACGGAGCGAACGAATACCGGATTTATTGGAGCATCGTCATGCCGAACGTGAAGCCCGCATGGTTGACGCTTATGATTTTACAGTTCCCCGCATTATGGGGGAGCGACGGAGGAAATTTCATTTATAGCGAGAACCTGAAGACGCTCCATTACGCGCTTGGCCAAATCTCGGCAGGAGGCATCGCCCGCGCAGGCGTCGGTGCGGCGGTTGCCCTTCTCTTGATGATCGTTCCGATTGCGCTCTTTATCATCACGCAGAGCAGCGTCATGCAGACGATGGCGACCTCCGGAATGAAAGAGTAG
- a CDS encoding carbohydrate ABC transporter permease, whose translation MQAEVNRHAASSLIQAKKPSRLAYVARELRKNKHYYLLMSPYMLIFFTFTVIPVVISLALSFFYFNMLEFPRFVGWQNYARLFLGDDVFMIALKNTFMFAVVTGPVSYIACFLFAWIINELSPKVRAAMTLVFYAPSISGNVFFIWLIVFSGDSYGYLNGFLMKFGFILEPIQWLSNEKYILAIIIIIQLWLSLGTSFLAFIAGLQTIDRTLIEAGAVDGIKNRWQELWFITLPSMRPQLMFGAVMQITGSLAVADISVALAGFPSVNYAGHTIVTHLMDFGTIRFEMGYASAIATVLFCMMIGANKLTQKLLRKVGE comes from the coding sequence ATGCAAGCAGAAGTAAACCGCCATGCCGCGTCGAGCCTCATCCAGGCAAAGAAGCCGTCACGACTCGCCTATGTTGCCCGAGAGCTTCGAAAAAACAAGCACTACTACTTGTTGATGAGTCCGTACATGCTGATCTTCTTCACTTTTACGGTCATTCCAGTCGTCATCTCGCTGGCACTCAGTTTCTTTTATTTTAACATGCTGGAGTTTCCGAGATTCGTAGGCTGGCAGAATTATGCCCGATTGTTCCTGGGCGACGATGTGTTCATGATCGCCCTGAAGAATACGTTCATGTTCGCAGTCGTGACCGGTCCAGTCAGCTATATCGCGTGTTTTCTCTTTGCCTGGATTATCAATGAACTTTCGCCCAAGGTTAGAGCGGCTATGACCCTTGTGTTCTATGCGCCGTCCATCTCGGGGAACGTTTTCTTTATTTGGCTGATCGTATTCTCTGGAGACAGCTACGGTTATTTGAACGGATTCCTTATGAAATTCGGTTTTATTCTCGAACCGATTCAATGGCTTTCGAACGAGAAATATATTCTGGCCATTATTATCATCATTCAGTTGTGGCTTAGCCTTGGCACCAGCTTCCTGGCCTTTATCGCCGGTCTTCAGACGATCGACCGGACACTGATTGAAGCGGGAGCAGTAGATGGCATCAAGAACCGCTGGCAGGAGTTATGGTTCATCACGCTGCCGTCCATGCGGCCGCAGCTGATGTTCGGAGCCGTTATGCAGATTACAGGCTCACTTGCGGTCGCCGATATATCGGTCGCACTAGCCGGATTTCCAAGCGTTAACTACGCGGGGCATACCATCGTCACGCACTTGATGGACTTCGGTACGATCCGCTTCGAGATGGGTTACGCATCCGCTATCGCGACCGTGCTCTTCTGCATGATGATCGGCGCCAATAAGTTGACGCAGAAATTGTTGCGAAAGGTAGGTGAGTAA
- a CDS encoding extracellular solute-binding protein: MWAIYSSRQTGNGNVRAISDFAAVADADAKDGYDAYMKRHSNTDRPAGEIRIEGEQYAELEGDGFELANGYQGLQGQAVLTPEAGTISWKVRVDHPGLYNIRIHYFPIEGKSSAIEREFAINHEVPFKDAEILLFDRYWGNREDEIERDNRGNDLRPRQIGKPSWQIVSFEDREGYHDQPYLFYFGEGVQTVSLTSLREPMAIDYIELYQEPETKTYEERKAEYEADGAAAAEGQFIVIQAEDATLKSSPTLYPLSDRSSPSVTPYSASKIRVNAIGGLNWKLPGQWIEWEFEVEEDGLYQIALKRKQDQLRGVYATRSIMIDGKYPFEEMKRTRFSFNAEWQTDVLGGDEPYLYHLTKGKHRIRMTVSLGELAPLMETIESSVLKLNEMYRKIILITSNTPDPYRDYQLEKRIPGMIDVFREQAGRIQVVADYLEQSTGERSDKVAVLHTMVRQLNEMAEKPETIANRLNSFKVNVGGLGTWILTVREQPLTLDYLIVASPDSKLPRAKATLLEKIKHELGAYAASYTEDYDSIGSTQESGRSVTVWVTTGRDQAQVLKALIDDMFTPETNISVNVRLVPGGILLPAVLAGEGPDVALQAGEDVPVNYAMRNAAADLTAFPDFEEVAARFRDSAITPYTYDEGVYALPEQQTFPMLFYRKDILKELDLEPPKKWQDVYNMISVLQKHNMAFYLPIESATNNSNLVPNAAFAMLLYQNGGQFYRDNDMKSALDSEISMQVFKRWTQFYTNYKFPLQADFANRFRTGEMPIGIADYTTYNMLTVMAPEIKGLWDFTIVPGTEHEDGSVSHEVASHTTAVMMLDNADDKDAAWSFMKWWTDKDTQLAYGRELEGLLGEAARYPTANIEALEQLPWPVKDFNNLKRQWHWVRGIPQVPGGYFTGRHLDNAFRRVVNESENPREALSDYILYINDEIALKRKEFNLQN, encoded by the coding sequence CACGTCAAACCGGCAACGGCAATGTTCGAGCGATTAGCGATTTTGCAGCGGTAGCGGATGCAGATGCCAAAGACGGATATGACGCCTATATGAAACGCCACTCAAACACAGATAGACCGGCGGGAGAAATTCGAATCGAAGGCGAGCAATATGCTGAACTCGAAGGGGACGGCTTTGAGCTTGCGAATGGATATCAAGGTCTGCAAGGTCAAGCCGTGTTGACGCCAGAGGCCGGTACAATCAGCTGGAAGGTCCGGGTCGATCATCCGGGTCTATACAATATTCGAATTCATTATTTTCCTATTGAGGGGAAAAGCTCCGCTATCGAGAGGGAGTTCGCGATCAATCATGAAGTGCCTTTTAAGGACGCCGAAATCTTATTGTTCGATCGATATTGGGGCAATCGCGAAGACGAAATCGAGCGGGACAATCGCGGAAACGATTTGCGCCCGAGGCAGATAGGGAAGCCATCTTGGCAAATCGTGTCCTTCGAGGACAGAGAAGGTTACCATGACCAGCCCTATTTGTTTTATTTCGGCGAAGGGGTTCAGACCGTTTCTTTGACTTCCTTGAGGGAACCGATGGCTATCGACTATATCGAGTTATACCAGGAGCCGGAGACGAAAACCTATGAAGAACGGAAAGCCGAATATGAAGCTGATGGAGCAGCTGCCGCCGAAGGTCAATTCATCGTGATTCAGGCTGAGGATGCGACCTTAAAATCTTCCCCTACGCTTTATCCGCTTTCCGATCGGTCAAGCCCTTCGGTCACACCGTACAGCGCTTCTAAAATTCGGGTCAATGCGATCGGGGGCCTCAACTGGAAGCTGCCGGGGCAGTGGATTGAATGGGAATTCGAAGTGGAAGAGGACGGGTTGTACCAGATTGCGCTGAAGCGCAAACAGGATCAGTTGCGGGGCGTCTATGCGACGCGCAGCATCATGATCGACGGCAAATATCCATTCGAGGAAATGAAGCGGACGCGATTCAGCTTTAATGCGGAATGGCAGACAGATGTGCTGGGAGGGGATGAGCCTTACTTGTATCATCTGACGAAAGGGAAGCATCGCATTCGTATGACGGTTTCGCTCGGCGAGCTAGCGCCGCTCATGGAGACGATCGAGTCGAGCGTGCTGAAGCTCAACGAGATGTATCGAAAGATTATATTAATTACCTCGAATACGCCGGACCCTTACCGCGATTATCAATTGGAGAAGCGGATTCCCGGCATGATCGATGTCTTCCGGGAACAAGCTGGCCGTATCCAGGTCGTGGCGGACTATCTCGAACAATCGACAGGGGAGAGGAGCGATAAAGTTGCTGTTCTTCACACGATGGTAAGGCAGCTGAACGAAATGGCGGAGAAGCCGGAAACGATCGCGAACCGGCTGAACTCCTTTAAGGTGAATGTCGGCGGGCTTGGCACGTGGATTCTGACGGTACGCGAACAGCCGCTTACGTTGGATTATCTGATTGTCGCGTCTCCGGACAGCAAGCTTCCGAGAGCGAAAGCGACTTTGCTCGAGAAGATCAAACACGAGCTAGGCGCTTACGCGGCCTCTTATACCGAAGACTACGATAGTATTGGCAGCACGCAAGAAAGCGGGCGTTCCGTCACGGTTTGGGTAACGACGGGAAGGGACCAGGCGCAAGTGTTGAAAGCGTTGATTGACGACATGTTTACGCCCGAGACGAACATATCGGTAAATGTAAGGCTCGTTCCGGGCGGAATCCTGCTTCCGGCAGTTCTGGCTGGTGAAGGACCGGATGTCGCCTTGCAGGCCGGTGAGGATGTCCCTGTCAATTATGCGATGAGGAACGCCGCAGCCGATTTGACCGCTTTCCCGGATTTCGAGGAAGTCGCTGCAAGGTTTCGCGATAGCGCAATCACTCCTTACACCTATGACGAAGGGGTATATGCACTTCCGGAGCAGCAGACCTTCCCGATGCTGTTCTATCGCAAGGATATTCTCAAAGAGCTGGACTTGGAGCCTCCGAAGAAGTGGCAGGATGTGTATAACATGATTTCGGTGCTGCAGAAGCACAACATGGCGTTTTATTTGCCAATCGAATCGGCTACGAACAATTCGAATCTGGTTCCGAATGCGGCGTTCGCCATGCTGCTCTACCAGAACGGCGGCCAGTTCTACCGGGACAATGACATGAAGAGCGCATTGGACTCCGAGATTTCCATGCAGGTTTTCAAGCGCTGGACACAATTTTATACGAACTACAAGTTTCCACTGCAAGCGGATTTCGCGAATCGGTTCCGGACTGGGGAGATGCCGATCGGTATAGCCGATTATACAACGTACAATATGCTGACGGTTATGGCGCCAGAGATCAAAGGGTTGTGGGACTTTACCATCGTACCCGGCACCGAGCACGAGGACGGATCTGTAAGTCATGAGGTCGCCAGCCATACGACCGCGGTCATGATGCTGGATAATGCCGACGACAAGGACGCGGCGTGGTCATTCATGAAGTGGTGGACCGACAAGGATACCCAACTCGCTTACGGACGAGAGCTGGAAGGATTGCTCGGCGAGGCTGCGCGATATCCGACAGCCAACATCGAAGCGTTGGAGCAGTTGCCATGGCCAGTCAAGGATTTCAACAATTTGAAACGCCAATGGCATTGGGTAAGGGGCATCCCTCAAGTGCCGGGCGGGTATTTCACCGGTAGGCATCTGGATAACGCCTTCCGGCGCGTCGTGAACGAGAGTGAGAATCCGCGCGAAGCCCTTTCGGATTATATTTTGTACATTAATGACGAAATCGCACTCAAGCGGAAGGAATTCAATCTGCAGAATTAG